A window of Cryptomeria japonica chromosome 3, Sugi_1.0, whole genome shotgun sequence contains these coding sequences:
- the LOC131075775 gene encoding putative flavin-containing monooxygenase FMO GS-OX-like 11 translates to MSNKEVLDGISKVGVIGAGAAGLVAARELKRQGFEVVVYEQNSDVGGIWLYNPNVGDDPLGLELTGPNQGIAYQSLRTNVARELMGFMDYSFLVKEEGTQEGSLVTMNFICTSRSLQGTSIWLNLLDSIQWLSMLGWLVKGRSVL, encoded by the coding sequence ATGTCTAACAAGGAGGTTTTAGATGGAATTAGCAAGGTGGGTGTGATTGGAGCTGGAGCAGCAGGGCTTGTAGCTGCCAGGGAGCTGAAGAGACAAGGATTTGAGGTGGTGGTGTATGAGCAAAATTCAGATGTGGGTGGCATTTGGTTGTATAATCCAAATGTTGGGGATGATCCACTTGGATTGGAGTTAACAGGGCCCAACCAGGGGATTGCCTACCAGTCTCTCAGAACAAATGTAGCCAGAGAGCTCATGGGTTTCATGGATTACTCCTTCCTTGTCAAGGAGGAAGGGACTCAAGAAGGTTCCCTGGTCACCATGAACTTTATCTGTACCTCAAGGAGTTTGCAAGGGACTTCAATTTGGTTGAACTTATTAGATTCAATACAGTGGTTGAGTATGTTGGGATGGTTGGTGAAGGGCAGGAGTGTGTTATGA